A section of the Dehalococcoidia bacterium genome encodes:
- the cysE gene encoding serine O-acetyltransferase, whose product MALWRSIRRDIQAALERDPAARSALEVVLTYPGFHARTIHRLAHALWKRRVPLIPRLISHLGRALTGIEIHPGAQIGEGLFIDHGMGVVIGETAVIGDDCTLYQGVTLGGVSTRRTKRHPTLGNRVVVGAGAQLLGSIEIGDDVKVGAGSVVVQSVPARATVVGVPGRVVAIRDADSGTIERLPDPVAEAIHALQQRVVELEARVAALEGRAPNPSAPAIDFDEIVHRYAATAGQEARA is encoded by the coding sequence ATGGCGCTCTGGCGCAGTATTCGGCGTGATATCCAGGCGGCGCTCGAGCGCGACCCCGCCGCCCGGAGCGCCCTCGAAGTAGTTCTGACCTACCCCGGCTTTCATGCCCGCACCATCCATCGGCTTGCTCACGCCCTTTGGAAACGGCGCGTTCCGCTCATCCCGCGGCTTATTTCCCACCTCGGCCGCGCCCTGACGGGGATCGAGATCCATCCCGGCGCCCAGATCGGCGAAGGGCTGTTCATCGACCACGGCATGGGCGTTGTGATCGGCGAGACCGCGGTGATCGGCGATGACTGCACGCTGTACCAAGGCGTCACTCTCGGCGGCGTCTCGACCCGCCGCACCAAGCGCCATCCGACGCTGGGCAACCGCGTCGTCGTGGGCGCCGGAGCGCAGCTGCTCGGCTCGATTGAGATCGGGGATGACGTCAAGGTCGGCGCCGGCTCGGTCGTCGTTCAATCAGTTCCTGCTCGCGCCACGGTCGTGGGCGTTCCCGGCCGGGTCGTGGCGATCCGCGACGCCGACTCCGGCACGATCGAACGCCTGCCGGACCCGGTTGCTGAGGCGATCCACGCGCTCCAGCAGCGGGTAGTCGAGCTTGAAGCCCGGGTTGCCGCGCTCGAGGGCCGGGCTCCCAACCCCAGCGCGCCGGCGATCGATTTCGACGAGATCGTGCATCGCTACGCCGCAACCGCCGGTCAGGAGGCGCGCGCATGA
- a CDS encoding superoxide dismutase — MAFQLPPLPYDFNALEPYIDARTMEIHHDRHHAAYVTNLNAAIEKYPELANRTLEELITNLDAIPEDIRTAVRNNGGGHWNHTMFWEIMGPRAGGEPEGDLAYAIRDAFGSFAEFKNLVNQAGLARFGSGWAWLTMEPSGALRIESTPNQDVPLMEGRIPILGVDVWEHAYYLLYQNRRGDYLNAWWNTVNWAAVSERYKKAKQR; from the coding sequence ATGGCATTTCAATTGCCGCCGCTCCCCTATGACTTCAACGCGCTCGAGCCGTACATCGATGCGCGGACGATGGAAATCCACCACGACCGTCACCATGCTGCCTACGTTACCAACCTCAACGCCGCGATCGAGAAATACCCCGAGCTGGCGAACCGGACCCTTGAGGAGCTGATCACCAACCTCGACGCCATCCCAGAGGACATTCGGACGGCGGTCCGCAATAACGGCGGTGGCCACTGGAACCACACGATGTTCTGGGAGATCATGGGGCCGCGCGCCGGCGGCGAGCCGGAAGGGGACCTCGCCTACGCCATCCGCGATGCGTTCGGCAGCTTCGCCGAGTTCAAGAACCTCGTCAACCAAGCGGGGCTCGCCCGCTTCGGCAGCGGCTGGGCATGGCTGACCATGGAGCCAAGCGGTGCGCTGCGGATTGAGAGTACGCCGAACCAGGATGTGCCGCTGATGGAAGGGCGCATCCCGATCCTCGGGGTTGATGTCTGGGAGCATGCGTACTACCTGCTCTATCAGAACCGCCGCGGCGACTATCTCAATGCTTGGTGGAATACGGTCAACTGGGCAGCGGTCAGCGAGCGCTACAAGAAGGCGAAGCAGCGGTAG
- a CDS encoding alpha/beta hydrolase, whose product MTAKPRKGYVDAPTGQVHYRMLGEGVPLLLLHQSPNSSLMFSRAMPFLAARGLRAIAIDTPGYGNSDVPDERPSIETYASVIPAVLDAFGLDRSALLGHHTGAAIACEFAVCHPERVTTLILNGPPLYTDEEREARLARAPAGPLPLQPDGSHLLQRWQRRIAASPGWTDLEAMHRGVVQTLIAGEYDWYGHRAAFEYRMLPRFLALTVPTLILTNTGEDLYHHSCRARDLRPDFAFFALEGGTHDIVDEQPENWANVVADFVLGEGRWAR is encoded by the coding sequence ATGACCGCCAAACCGCGCAAAGGGTATGTTGATGCCCCAACCGGCCAAGTGCACTACCGCATGCTCGGCGAGGGCGTGCCACTCCTCCTTCTCCACCAGTCTCCGAACTCGTCGCTCATGTTCAGCCGGGCGATGCCGTTCCTTGCGGCGCGCGGCCTGCGGGCGATCGCCATCGATACGCCGGGCTACGGCAACTCCGACGTACCGGACGAGCGCCCCAGCATCGAGACCTACGCCAGCGTCATCCCCGCGGTATTGGACGCCTTCGGGCTGGACCGCTCCGCCCTCCTTGGGCATCACACCGGGGCGGCGATTGCCTGCGAGTTCGCGGTATGCCACCCGGAGCGGGTGACAACGCTCATCCTGAACGGCCCGCCGCTCTACACCGACGAAGAGCGCGAAGCACGCTTAGCGCGCGCGCCAGCAGGACCGCTGCCGCTGCAGCCCGATGGCAGCCATCTCCTCCAGCGGTGGCAGCGCCGCATCGCGGCATCGCCGGGCTGGACCGACCTCGAAGCGATGCATCGGGGCGTGGTCCAGACCCTGATCGCGGGCGAGTACGATTGGTACGGCCATCGGGCAGCCTTTGAATATCGCATGCTGCCCCGCTTTCTTGCGCTGACGGTCCCGACTCTCATCCTGACGAATACTGGCGAAGATCTCTATCACCACTCGTGCCGCGCTCGCGACCTGCGGCCCGACTTCGCCTTTTTTGCCCTCGAGGGCGGAACGCACGATATTGTCGATGAGCAGCCCGAGAACTGGGCAAACGTCGTCGCCGACTTCGTTCTCGGAGAGGGGCGCTGGGCGCGCTGA